A segment of the Pseudomonas versuta genome:
ATTCCCTACTCCATGTCAGCGGGCCAGCCAGGCGCCGAATGCGGCAGCGGCCAGACCGACCAGTACCGAGATGATCAGGTAACCGGCGGCCAGCGCGCGGTCCTTGGCATTTGCCAGTTTGGAGGCGTCCAGTTGCATGCTGCTGAACGTGGTATAGCCACCCAGAATACCGGTGAGAACGGCGGCATTCATGACATCGCCATAGCGGTCGCGCCAGTCCACGGAAAACAGAATGCTCAAATAGCCGATAACGAAGGCGCCGCTGACGTTGATCAGAAACGTGCCTAACGGAAACTTGCCTTTATACAACTGCCCGACCCGTAGCCCTATCCACCAGCGCAGCAGCGAGCCCAGCCCGCCTCCCAGTCCCACCCAAAAAACGTCCAGCGCAGTCATGAATATCCCTCTCGTGTCTGTTGGTCAGTGCAGGCAACTCTAGTTCATAAAGCAGCCCACGAAGGCTACGACCGTACGCACCGTTTTCGGTCTGCCGTCGGGCGTGCCCGCGATGCAGGTAGCGTTGAAAAGGAGTACCCTGCCGTCCGGCTTTAATTCCCGCCCATGGAACCCCTATGTTTCCCAACGCTGAACGCTACAACCACTCCACCGAATATGCGAACAAACTGGTGGACCGCATCGGCCAGACTCCGGCCTGGATCGCCCAGCGCATCGGCGTGACTGAAAAACGCATGCGCTACATCCTCGCTGGCTCGCGCACCATCAAGGGCGATACCACCGAAATCATCATGAGTTATGCCGAACAGTTTTGTCTGGAGTGCCTGGCCGCCGAAGCCAAGGCCGCCAAAGACCGCGCCAAATCCAAGGCTACCCCGGCCAGCGACGCTTAAAACAGCCCCAGCTGACCGCCTACCAGGGCGCTGAAGTCATCGTCGACAAACGCCAGAATCGCATCCGCAACCGGTTGCAGCTGGCGTGTCAGGTAGTGATCGTAATCAAGCTGCGCCGTACGGTTCTCCAGCGGCTGTGGCCCGGCCACGGTGATCACGTAACTGATGGTGCCGCCGTTCTGGTACTGGCGGGGGCGCCCCTGCCGGTCGTTGTACTCATCCGCCAGCCGTGCGGCCCGCACGTGGGGCGGTACGTTGCGCTCGTAGTCGCTCAGTTGCCGGCGCAAGCGCTTGCGGAAGATCAGCAGCTCGTCATGCTCCCCGGCCAGGGTACTGCGCACAAAGTCACGCACGTAATCTTGATAGGGCTGGCGATTAAAGATGCGCAAGTACAGCGCCTGCTGAAACTGCTGGGCCAGCGGCGACCAGTCACTGCGCACGGTTTCGAGCCCTTTGTAGACCATCTCCCGACGCCCGTCGGCGTGCGCGACCAGCCCTGCATAGCGCTTTTTACTGCCCTCTTCTGCCCCGCGAATGGTCGGCATCAGAAAGCGGCTGTAGTGGGTTTCGAACTGTAACTCCAGGGCACTGGTCAGGCCGTACTCGTCACGCACATGGGCCTGCCACCACTGGTTGACGTGCTGCACCAGCTCGTGGCCGATACGGGCAGCATCGGCCTCGCTGTGTTCACTGCGCAGCCAGACGAAGGTGGAATCGGTATCGCCATAAATCACGCTGTAGCCTTTTGCCTCGATCAGGGCCCGGGTCTTGAGCATGATTTCGTGCCCGCGCAAGGTGATCGACGAGGCCAGCCGGGTATCGAAGAAACGGCAGCCGCTGGAGCCCAGCACCCCATAAAACGCATTCATGATGATTTTCAGCGCCTGGGACAACGGGGCGTTTTTCTCGCGTTTGGCCACTTCGCGCCCATTGGCCACCCGCTCGATGATGGCCGGCAAACAGTGCCGGGTTCGCGAAAAGCGTGCTCCACGAAAACCCGGGACTGAGGCCTCGTCACCCGGTTCACGCAACCCCTCCACCAGCCCCAGCGGGTCAATCAGGAAAGTGCGGATAATCGACGGATAAAGGCTTTTGTAATCCAGTACCAGCACCGACTCGTACAACCCCGGCCGGGACTCCATCACAAAGCCGCCCGGGCTGGCCTGTGGCGGATTGTCTCCGACATTGGGAGCGACGAATCCCTGACGATGCATCAGCGGCATGTACAGATGATAAAACGCCGCCACCGAGCCGCCGCTGCGGTCCGCCTCAAGCCCCGTCACCGAGGCCCGTTCCAGCAAGAAAGTTAGCAGCTGGGTCTTCTCGAAAATCCGCGTCACCAGCTCGCAGTCCTTGAGGTTGTAGCGCGCCAGTGCGGGCTTGTCCTCGACGAACATGCGGTTGATTTCGTCCATGCGCTGGTACGGCGTGCTGATGTCCTTGCCTTCACCGAGCAGGGTCTGGGCGACGTTTTCCAAGCTGAAAGAGGGAAATGACCAGGTCGCCGAACGCAACGACTCGATGCCATCAATAATCAGCCGCCCGGCAGCACTGGCGAAAAAATGGTTTTTGCGGCTGCCGTGTTCACGCCACTGCATCTCGCTGCCCCCGCGCCCCAGCAGCAAAGGAATGCCCAGACGCCGGGCATGCTCGTGGAGCACCCGCATGTCGAACTGGACGACGTTCCAGCCAATGATCGCGTCAGGGTCGTGCAGGGCCATCCACTGGTTCAAACGCTGCAGCAACTCACCGCGGGTGGCACAAAAC
Coding sequences within it:
- the crcB gene encoding fluoride efflux transporter CrcB encodes the protein MTALDVFWVGLGGGLGSLLRWWIGLRVGQLYKGKFPLGTFLINVSGAFVIGYLSILFSVDWRDRYGDVMNAAVLTGILGGYTTFSSMQLDASKLANAKDRALAAGYLIISVLVGLAAAAFGAWLAR
- a CDS encoding DNA polymerase II, which translates into the protein MDLRQGFVLTRHWHDTPSGIEVEFWLATDDGPQHVRLPYQTSVMFIPADLRDQAQALLQDERGIEFRELALQDFQSRPVLGIYCRQHAQLIDIAQRLRRAGVDVFEADIRPPERFLMERFITAPVSFGGTAEADGPLRNTRMKPHSDYRPRLQLVSLDIETSAHGDLYSIALQGCGQRQVYMLGKATEADTAVDFDLEFCATRGELLQRLNQWMALHDPDAIIGWNVVQFDMRVLHEHARRLGIPLLLGRGGSEMQWREHGSRKNHFFASAAGRLIIDGIESLRSATWSFPSFSLENVAQTLLGEGKDISTPYQRMDEINRMFVEDKPALARYNLKDCELVTRIFEKTQLLTFLLERASVTGLEADRSGGSVAAFYHLYMPLMHRQGFVAPNVGDNPPQASPGGFVMESRPGLYESVLVLDYKSLYPSIIRTFLIDPLGLVEGLREPGDEASVPGFRGARFSRTRHCLPAIIERVANGREVAKREKNAPLSQALKIIMNAFYGVLGSSGCRFFDTRLASSITLRGHEIMLKTRALIEAKGYSVIYGDTDSTFVWLRSEHSEADAARIGHELVQHVNQWWQAHVRDEYGLTSALELQFETHYSRFLMPTIRGAEEGSKKRYAGLVAHADGRREMVYKGLETVRSDWSPLAQQFQQALYLRIFNRQPYQDYVRDFVRSTLAGEHDELLIFRKRLRRQLSDYERNVPPHVRAARLADEYNDRQGRPRQYQNGGTISYVITVAGPQPLENRTAQLDYDHYLTRQLQPVADAILAFVDDDFSALVGGQLGLF